In Drosophila teissieri strain GT53w chromosome 2R, Prin_Dtei_1.1, whole genome shotgun sequence, the following proteins share a genomic window:
- the LOC122613031 gene encoding polycomb protein Asx isoform X1, translating into MKTITPDTTTTSSQHQQLLIPQADQHHQPMLQQQSLLAATPPTMMMEHVNLVDDDEKDPLALEQLEVSPSTKHTHSLRRHLPRIIVKPIPPEKKPMAPSEEAAVSSAPAPPTRLICSRRIQQQQQVKAAAAAAAAAAAAAAAAAAAAQAQAAASYPSAISPGSKAGTTQASTMREVLASIPGFSVKPRRRSNKKLTTAAQIEQTKDGKIDLETPDSILASTNLRALLNKQTFSLLPPLYQYNLIQLLPSVDREASEIEQPSGSGGGGSPSEAIRLSASCLNNEFFARACLEWRERLSEGEFTPENQLKLKTEAEREKNKLDPWKLKHFEPFWGEKNSRGKKLESDAKDQKLSATIKSEPKPPATSQQKPLQQATCDNETELKFDLSTKCETTSAKTTVAVAVADKTSTFPATGSQNNVLNEQQRRVLKRPSSSPSQRKQAPTTIATINLDDDLDELPSTSKDSKQPKMAEIVPNASGNVVATPEIDVVDHVAADTKIKDEPQHQRQHQPLINSTCDKIEPSECSKEMIVAMKQVDAKEDVELVASAAITPAIAAVTPHTPKPEALATNPEVANQFVSYLQSVELAAETKAPLDNSNEADITTGTNSHDFVFSDTIDHAYFQEHQSTINHNFFTSSSSSNTATTAANKLEELSDKPEDSPLPIASSISGSTPASSITSTSCTSSSSSSASMSSSCSSSNSGSTTTAPTTSSSAGASTAPLTLAAAAETTLANVQAMLSTVAKLQQQQQELPVELNSNEMYQHVQHDWNFGDIKLSSSQSSGDQQRNLSHDAIDLMDVVQDADVIDDIMHNDVCHDVLGDEDEGDQEEDEDDEVVECMSEDQQLIDEDSEAVREIVDKLQQHQQQQNQQQHHQQLHLQDVVQLAQHSFMPQAHGEFGNDIGQEMLCDAVPMSAAEMEVSSTVITNSSNSNDSSNNLSLCSSTNSLTINQMPHQTSQQPQQNSQSNAQQQRQILVDSNGQIIGNFLLQQQRQQQQQQLLQQFTLQAAAAQQQQQQQQQHQQQQQQQQQATSSNSLGKTLPVALRNGAQQFLSPNLIAQQHQQQQQLEQHQQQAAAQQKHQQIQQFALQQAQLHQRQLLAQAANNNLLQQQQQQQQNVAPPTTQAKFIAKPLNIISMTRPANASPTTAATTANTASIPSAYANVVAVTGAQQSPPVPATQQQTAQQQQLANHNSNMQQLPNVLTMKTLPPSGVPTTIAQQRLQPKMPTGKGRKATSNRLPPGAVNLERSYQICQAVIQNSPNRENLKAQLRPPAAILNQHQPTTTTTPAPINPVTLNVSTVAATPMSNITTASGSMAAAVAAAPPQNVLKQEELLVSGAVGTGALPAGLPPNVMGVGRPGVYKVIGPRMSGFPRKKYVQRKPSPTTLIRHVFSPGPGGATATAQQLQMLQQHHQSTTSPVPVQNPQQPAPEQLIHQNGNGQYVLVHRANVGAADNQAPRASSAPPMHQNQFVTVQNPLHSINGIPIGGRGRPASVDTTAGSGNVIAPPISATDALHHHHHEMQQQQQHQQPQPLGNVGAAANIVRRNIAAGPNIAYIDGSNTNSSAVALMEAGNNYIVTTNASPTAAPSPINQQPQSQQSGPQHQHPLLQLHQSGENTPPGNEATATANNCACSLNAMVICQQCGAFCHDDCIGSAKLCVACVIR; encoded by the exons ATGAAAACCATTACGCCGGATACGACGACGACGTCGTCGCAGCACCAACAACTTCTCATTCCACAAGCGGATCAGCATCACCAGCcgatgctgcagcagcaatccCTGTTGGCCGCTACACCGCCCACGATGATGATGGAGCATGTGAATCTGGTGGACGATGACGAGAAGGATCCTCTTGCGCTGGAGCAACTGGAAGTGTCACCGTCTaccaagcacacacacagtctcAG ACGCCACCTGCCACGCATTATCGTGAAACCCATACCACCTGAGAAGAAGCCGATGGCGCCGAGCGAAGAGGCAGCCGTCAGTTCCGCTCCTGCCCCGCCCACGCGTTTAATATGTAGCCGACGCattcagcaacagcaacaggtcaaagcggcagcagcagcggcggcggcagcagcggcggcagcagcagcagcagcggccgcAGCACAAGCCCAAGCCGCCGCAAGCTATCCATCCGCCATCTCACCTGGTAGCAAGGCGGGCACCACCCAAGCTTCGACGATGCGGGAGGTCCTGGCCTCTATACCTGGTTTTAGTGTTAAGCCCCGCCGGAGGAGCAATAAGAAGCTGACGACAGCAGCGCAGATTGAGCAAACAAAAGACGGCAAGATCGACCTGGAGACTCCCGACTCCATACTGGCCTCCACCAACCTAAGAGCGCTGTTGAACAAGCAAACGTTctcgctgctgccgccgctctATCAATATAATCTCATTCAGCTGCTGCCCAGCGTGGATCGCGAGGCCAGCGAAATAGAGCAGCCAAGCGGTAGCGGAGGTGGAGGCAGTCCATCGGAGGCTATAAGGCTCAGTGCCTCCTGCCTAAACAACGAGTTTTTTGCCCGAGCCTGCTTGGAGTGGCGGGAACGACTAAGCGAAGGCGAGTTTACACCCGAGAACCAGCTGAAACTTAAAACGGAAGCAGAGCGGGAAAAGAACAAGTTGGATCCCTGGAAGCTGAAACACTTTGAGCCCTTCTGGGGCGAGAAGAATTCTAGGGGGAAGAAGTTAGAAAGCGATGCCAAGGATCAGAAGCTTTCGGCAACCATAAAGAGTGAGCCCAAACCACCAGCGACTTCGCAACAAAAACCACTGCAACAAGCAACATGTGATAATGAGACtgaattaaaatttgatttg AGCACTAAGTGCGAAACGACATCAGCTAAAACTACAGTAGCAGTGGCAGTAGCAGATAAAACAAGCACGTTTCCAGCCACTGGCAGCCAGAATAATGTGCTTAACGAACAGCAACGCCGCGTCCTCAAACGTCCATCGAGCAGTCCTTCGCAGCGTAAGCAGGCACCCACAACGATAGCGACTATTAACTTGGACGATGATCTCGACGAGCTGCCCAGCACATCAAAGGACAGCAAGCAGCCGAAGATGGCCGAAATTGTTCCTAATGCGTCAGGGAATGTTGTCGCAACTCCAGAGATTGATGTTGTGGATCACGTCGCCGCAGACACGAAAATCAAGGATGAGCCGCAACATCAGCGTCAACATCAGCCACTTATCAACAGTACCTGTGATAAAATTGAGCCATCTGAATGCAGTAAGGAGATGATCGTTGCCATGAAACAAGTGGATGCTAAGGAAGATGTGGAGCTCGTTGCATCAGCGGCTATCACGCCAGCAATTGCTGCTGTTACCCCACACACACCAAAGCCGGAAGCGTTAGCAACAAATCCGGAGGTGGCCAACCAATTTGTAAGCTACTTGCAAAGCGTCGAACTAGCAGCTG AAACCAAAGCGCCTTTGGACAATTCAAACGAGGCAGATATAACGACAGGAACAAATAGCCATGATTTCGTTTTCTCAGATACTATCGATCACG CCTATTTTCAAGAACATCAATCAACCATCAATCACAACTTCTTTACTTCATCTTCATCGTCTAACA CGGCGACAACTGCAGCTAATAAACTGGAAGAGCTAAGTGATAAGCCGGAGGACTCACCGCTTCCCATTGCAAGCTCAATTTCTGGTTCAACGCCGGCCAGTTCGATTACATCGACTAGCTGCACatcttcctcatcctcctccgcctcgaTGTCATCTTCATGCTCCAGTAGCAATTCCGGCTCGACGACGACCGCGCCCACGACTTCATCGTCGGCTGGAGCATCAACGGCTCCACTGAcgctggcagcagcagctgaaacCACGTTGGCAAATGTCCAAGCCATGCTTTCAACTGTGGCCAagctacagcagcagcaacaggagttACCCGTGGAATTAAACTCCAATGAAATGTACCAGCATGTGCAGCACGATTGGAACTTTGGTGACATCAAGTTAAGCAGTTCGCAGTCAAGCGGAGATCAGCAGCGTAATCTAAGCCATGATGCTATTGATCTAATGGATGTAGTGCAAGATGCCGACGTCATCGACGACATAATGCACAATGATGTGTGCCACGATGTGCTCGGTGACGAAGATGAGGGTGACcaggaggaggatgaagaCGACGAAGTGGTAGAGTGTATGTCAGAGGACCAGCAGTTAATTGATGAAGACAGCGAAGCTGTCCGCGAGATAGTGGacaaactgcagcagcatcaacagcaacaaaatcagcagcagcatcatcaacAGTTGCATCTCCAGGATGTGGTCCAATTGGCTCAGCATTCGTTTATGCCGCAAGCCCATGGCGAATTTGGAAATGAT ATCGGCCAGGAAATGCTCTGTGATGCAGTACCAATGTCTGCTGCCGAAATGGAAGTGTCCAGCACTGTGATAACCAACAGTAGCAATAgcaacgacagcagcaacaacctaAGCCtatgcagcagcaccaacagtCTCACCATTAATCAAATGCCGCACCAAACATCGCAACAACCGCAACAGAACTCTCAGTCAAAtgcacagcagcaacggcagatATTGGTGGATTCCAATGGTCAGATAATTGGCAACTTTTTGCTTCAACAGcaacgccagcagcagcaacagcaactactGCAACAGTTCACGCTGCAGGCGGCggcagcacagcagcagcagcaacaacaacaacagcaccagcaacaacagcagcagcaacaacaagcaacaagTAGCAATTCCTTGGGCAAGACATTACCAGTGGCTCTCCGCAACGGAGCCCAGCAGTTCTTGTCTCCTAACTTGATCgcacagcaacatcagcagcagcaacaactagaacagcatcaacagcaggCTGCGGCACAACAAAAGCATCAGCAGATTCAGCAGTTCGCCTTGCAGCAGGCGCAACTGCACCAGCGACAACTACTGGCCCAGGCCGCCAACAACAATCttctacagcagcagcaacaacagcagcaaaatgtTGCGCCACCAACAACACAGGCTAAGTTCATAGCCAAGCCGTTGAACATCATCTCAATGACGCGTCCTGCCAATGCATCACCTACCACAGCAGCAACGACAGCAAATACCGCATCTATTCCGTCCGCCTACGccaatgttgttgctgtgacGGGCGCACAGCAATCTCCGCCAGTACCTGCCACCCAGCAGCAGAcagcccaacaacaacagttaGCAAATCACAACAGTAATATGCAGCAGTTACCCAACGTGCTGACTATGAAAACCCTGCCACCATCGGGAGTGCCAACCACCATTGCCCAGCAAAGATTGCAGCCAAAAATGCCAACGGGAAAAGGGCGTAAGGCAACCAGCAATAGGTTACCACCGGGTGCAGTAAATCTGGAACGTAGCTATCAAATCTGCCAGGCAGTAATCCAGAATAGTCCAAACCGCGAGAATCTCAAGGCTCAATTGCGACCGCCTGCGGCGATTCTCAACCAGCATCAGCCGACGACAACCACTACGCCAGCACCTATAAACCCTGTGACCTTGAATGTTTCAACGGTGGCTGCCACACCCATGTCCAACATAACGACGGCCAGTGGGAGTATGGCAGCAGCTGTCGcggcagcaccaccacaaaatgtattaaagcAAGAAGAGCTGTTGGTCAGTGGGGCCGTTGGTACCGGAGCTCTGCCCGCTGGACTGCCACCGAATGTAATGGGTGTCGGACGACCGGGAGTATACAAG GTCATTGGACCAAGAATGAGTGGTTTCCCAAGGAAAAAGTATGTCCAACGGAAGCCGTCACCCACCACGCTCATCCGGCATGTGTTTAGTCCCGGACCTGGAGGAGCTACAGCCACCGCTCAACAATTGCAGATGCttcagcagcatcatcagtCGACGACTTCGCCAGTGCCTGTGCAAAATCCTCAGCAGCCTGCACCGGAGCAGTTGATACACCAGAATGGCAATGGACAATATGTTCTCGTTCATAGGGCGAATGTGGGTGCAGCTGACAATCAAGCGCCTAGAGCGTCAAGTGCGCCACCAATGCACCAAAACCAG TTCGTTACTGTTCAGAATCCGCTGCACAGCATAAACGGCATTCCTATTGGTGGACGCGGGCGTCCAGCATCGGTGGACACAACTGCTGGCAGCGGCAACGTTATAGCACCACCAATTTCCGCCACAGATGCGttgcatcatcatcaccacgaaatgcagcagcagcagcagcatcagcagccgCAACCGCTGGGCAATGTAGGCGCAGCCGCGAATATTGTGCGGCGCAATATCGCTGCAG GACCCAACATCGCCTACATTGACGGCAGCAATACCAATTCATCGGCCGTCGCGCTTATGGAAGCTGGAAACAACTACATAGTGACGACCAACGCATCTCCAACAGCAGCACCTTCGCCGATCAACCAGCAGCCACAATCGCAGCAATCTGGGCctcagcatcagcatccaTTGCTGCAATTGCATCAAAGCGGGGAAAACACTCCGCCGGGCAATGAGGCTACGGCCACGGCGAACAATTGCGCCTGCTCACTCAATGCGATGGTGATCTGCCAGCAGTGCGGAGCCTTCTGCCACGACGACTGCATCGGTTCGGCAAAGCTGTGTGTCGCCTGTGTGATTAGATGA
- the LOC122613031 gene encoding polycomb protein Asx isoform X2, which yields MKTITPDTTTTSSQHQQLLIPQADQHHQPMLQQQSLLAATPPTMMMEHVNLVDDDEKDPLALEQLEVSPSTKHTHSLRRHLPRIIVKPIPPEKKPMAPSEEAAVSSAPAPPTRLICSRRIQQQQQVKAAAAAAAAAAAAAAAAAAAAQAQAAASYPSAISPGSKAGTTQASTMREVLASIPGFSVKPRRRSNKKLTTAAQIEQTKDGKIDLETPDSILASTNLRALLNKQTFSLLPPLYQYNLIQLLPSVDREASEIEQPSGSGGGGSPSEAIRLSASCLNNEFFARACLEWRERLSEGEFTPENQLKLKTEAEREKNKLDPWKLKHFEPFWGEKNSRGKKLESDAKDQKLSATIKSEPKPPATSQQKPLQQATCDNETELKFDLSTKCETTSAKTTVAVAVADKTSTFPATGSQNNVLNEQQRRVLKRPSSSPSQRKQAPTTIATINLDDDLDELPSTSKDSKQPKMAEIVPNASGNVVATPEIDVVDHVAADTKIKDEPQHQRQHQPLINSTCDKIEPSECSKEMIVAMKQVDAKEDVELVASAAITPAIAAVTPHTPKPEALATNPEVANQFVSYLQSVELAAETKAPLDNSNEADITTGTNSHDFVFSDTIDHAATTAANKLEELSDKPEDSPLPIASSISGSTPASSITSTSCTSSSSSSASMSSSCSSSNSGSTTTAPTTSSSAGASTAPLTLAAAAETTLANVQAMLSTVAKLQQQQQELPVELNSNEMYQHVQHDWNFGDIKLSSSQSSGDQQRNLSHDAIDLMDVVQDADVIDDIMHNDVCHDVLGDEDEGDQEEDEDDEVVECMSEDQQLIDEDSEAVREIVDKLQQHQQQQNQQQHHQQLHLQDVVQLAQHSFMPQAHGEFGNDIGQEMLCDAVPMSAAEMEVSSTVITNSSNSNDSSNNLSLCSSTNSLTINQMPHQTSQQPQQNSQSNAQQQRQILVDSNGQIIGNFLLQQQRQQQQQQLLQQFTLQAAAAQQQQQQQQQHQQQQQQQQQATSSNSLGKTLPVALRNGAQQFLSPNLIAQQHQQQQQLEQHQQQAAAQQKHQQIQQFALQQAQLHQRQLLAQAANNNLLQQQQQQQQNVAPPTTQAKFIAKPLNIISMTRPANASPTTAATTANTASIPSAYANVVAVTGAQQSPPVPATQQQTAQQQQLANHNSNMQQLPNVLTMKTLPPSGVPTTIAQQRLQPKMPTGKGRKATSNRLPPGAVNLERSYQICQAVIQNSPNRENLKAQLRPPAAILNQHQPTTTTTPAPINPVTLNVSTVAATPMSNITTASGSMAAAVAAAPPQNVLKQEELLVSGAVGTGALPAGLPPNVMGVGRPGVYKVIGPRMSGFPRKKYVQRKPSPTTLIRHVFSPGPGGATATAQQLQMLQQHHQSTTSPVPVQNPQQPAPEQLIHQNGNGQYVLVHRANVGAADNQAPRASSAPPMHQNQFVTVQNPLHSINGIPIGGRGRPASVDTTAGSGNVIAPPISATDALHHHHHEMQQQQQHQQPQPLGNVGAAANIVRRNIAAGPNIAYIDGSNTNSSAVALMEAGNNYIVTTNASPTAAPSPINQQPQSQQSGPQHQHPLLQLHQSGENTPPGNEATATANNCACSLNAMVICQQCGAFCHDDCIGSAKLCVACVIR from the exons ATGAAAACCATTACGCCGGATACGACGACGACGTCGTCGCAGCACCAACAACTTCTCATTCCACAAGCGGATCAGCATCACCAGCcgatgctgcagcagcaatccCTGTTGGCCGCTACACCGCCCACGATGATGATGGAGCATGTGAATCTGGTGGACGATGACGAGAAGGATCCTCTTGCGCTGGAGCAACTGGAAGTGTCACCGTCTaccaagcacacacacagtctcAG ACGCCACCTGCCACGCATTATCGTGAAACCCATACCACCTGAGAAGAAGCCGATGGCGCCGAGCGAAGAGGCAGCCGTCAGTTCCGCTCCTGCCCCGCCCACGCGTTTAATATGTAGCCGACGCattcagcaacagcaacaggtcaaagcggcagcagcagcggcggcggcagcagcggcggcagcagcagcagcagcggccgcAGCACAAGCCCAAGCCGCCGCAAGCTATCCATCCGCCATCTCACCTGGTAGCAAGGCGGGCACCACCCAAGCTTCGACGATGCGGGAGGTCCTGGCCTCTATACCTGGTTTTAGTGTTAAGCCCCGCCGGAGGAGCAATAAGAAGCTGACGACAGCAGCGCAGATTGAGCAAACAAAAGACGGCAAGATCGACCTGGAGACTCCCGACTCCATACTGGCCTCCACCAACCTAAGAGCGCTGTTGAACAAGCAAACGTTctcgctgctgccgccgctctATCAATATAATCTCATTCAGCTGCTGCCCAGCGTGGATCGCGAGGCCAGCGAAATAGAGCAGCCAAGCGGTAGCGGAGGTGGAGGCAGTCCATCGGAGGCTATAAGGCTCAGTGCCTCCTGCCTAAACAACGAGTTTTTTGCCCGAGCCTGCTTGGAGTGGCGGGAACGACTAAGCGAAGGCGAGTTTACACCCGAGAACCAGCTGAAACTTAAAACGGAAGCAGAGCGGGAAAAGAACAAGTTGGATCCCTGGAAGCTGAAACACTTTGAGCCCTTCTGGGGCGAGAAGAATTCTAGGGGGAAGAAGTTAGAAAGCGATGCCAAGGATCAGAAGCTTTCGGCAACCATAAAGAGTGAGCCCAAACCACCAGCGACTTCGCAACAAAAACCACTGCAACAAGCAACATGTGATAATGAGACtgaattaaaatttgatttg AGCACTAAGTGCGAAACGACATCAGCTAAAACTACAGTAGCAGTGGCAGTAGCAGATAAAACAAGCACGTTTCCAGCCACTGGCAGCCAGAATAATGTGCTTAACGAACAGCAACGCCGCGTCCTCAAACGTCCATCGAGCAGTCCTTCGCAGCGTAAGCAGGCACCCACAACGATAGCGACTATTAACTTGGACGATGATCTCGACGAGCTGCCCAGCACATCAAAGGACAGCAAGCAGCCGAAGATGGCCGAAATTGTTCCTAATGCGTCAGGGAATGTTGTCGCAACTCCAGAGATTGATGTTGTGGATCACGTCGCCGCAGACACGAAAATCAAGGATGAGCCGCAACATCAGCGTCAACATCAGCCACTTATCAACAGTACCTGTGATAAAATTGAGCCATCTGAATGCAGTAAGGAGATGATCGTTGCCATGAAACAAGTGGATGCTAAGGAAGATGTGGAGCTCGTTGCATCAGCGGCTATCACGCCAGCAATTGCTGCTGTTACCCCACACACACCAAAGCCGGAAGCGTTAGCAACAAATCCGGAGGTGGCCAACCAATTTGTAAGCTACTTGCAAAGCGTCGAACTAGCAGCTG AAACCAAAGCGCCTTTGGACAATTCAAACGAGGCAGATATAACGACAGGAACAAATAGCCATGATTTCGTTTTCTCAGATACTATCGATCACG CGGCGACAACTGCAGCTAATAAACTGGAAGAGCTAAGTGATAAGCCGGAGGACTCACCGCTTCCCATTGCAAGCTCAATTTCTGGTTCAACGCCGGCCAGTTCGATTACATCGACTAGCTGCACatcttcctcatcctcctccgcctcgaTGTCATCTTCATGCTCCAGTAGCAATTCCGGCTCGACGACGACCGCGCCCACGACTTCATCGTCGGCTGGAGCATCAACGGCTCCACTGAcgctggcagcagcagctgaaacCACGTTGGCAAATGTCCAAGCCATGCTTTCAACTGTGGCCAagctacagcagcagcaacaggagttACCCGTGGAATTAAACTCCAATGAAATGTACCAGCATGTGCAGCACGATTGGAACTTTGGTGACATCAAGTTAAGCAGTTCGCAGTCAAGCGGAGATCAGCAGCGTAATCTAAGCCATGATGCTATTGATCTAATGGATGTAGTGCAAGATGCCGACGTCATCGACGACATAATGCACAATGATGTGTGCCACGATGTGCTCGGTGACGAAGATGAGGGTGACcaggaggaggatgaagaCGACGAAGTGGTAGAGTGTATGTCAGAGGACCAGCAGTTAATTGATGAAGACAGCGAAGCTGTCCGCGAGATAGTGGacaaactgcagcagcatcaacagcaacaaaatcagcagcagcatcatcaacAGTTGCATCTCCAGGATGTGGTCCAATTGGCTCAGCATTCGTTTATGCCGCAAGCCCATGGCGAATTTGGAAATGAT ATCGGCCAGGAAATGCTCTGTGATGCAGTACCAATGTCTGCTGCCGAAATGGAAGTGTCCAGCACTGTGATAACCAACAGTAGCAATAgcaacgacagcagcaacaacctaAGCCtatgcagcagcaccaacagtCTCACCATTAATCAAATGCCGCACCAAACATCGCAACAACCGCAACAGAACTCTCAGTCAAAtgcacagcagcaacggcagatATTGGTGGATTCCAATGGTCAGATAATTGGCAACTTTTTGCTTCAACAGcaacgccagcagcagcaacagcaactactGCAACAGTTCACGCTGCAGGCGGCggcagcacagcagcagcagcaacaacaacaacagcaccagcaacaacagcagcagcaacaacaagcaacaagTAGCAATTCCTTGGGCAAGACATTACCAGTGGCTCTCCGCAACGGAGCCCAGCAGTTCTTGTCTCCTAACTTGATCgcacagcaacatcagcagcagcaacaactagaacagcatcaacagcaggCTGCGGCACAACAAAAGCATCAGCAGATTCAGCAGTTCGCCTTGCAGCAGGCGCAACTGCACCAGCGACAACTACTGGCCCAGGCCGCCAACAACAATCttctacagcagcagcaacaacagcagcaaaatgtTGCGCCACCAACAACACAGGCTAAGTTCATAGCCAAGCCGTTGAACATCATCTCAATGACGCGTCCTGCCAATGCATCACCTACCACAGCAGCAACGACAGCAAATACCGCATCTATTCCGTCCGCCTACGccaatgttgttgctgtgacGGGCGCACAGCAATCTCCGCCAGTACCTGCCACCCAGCAGCAGAcagcccaacaacaacagttaGCAAATCACAACAGTAATATGCAGCAGTTACCCAACGTGCTGACTATGAAAACCCTGCCACCATCGGGAGTGCCAACCACCATTGCCCAGCAAAGATTGCAGCCAAAAATGCCAACGGGAAAAGGGCGTAAGGCAACCAGCAATAGGTTACCACCGGGTGCAGTAAATCTGGAACGTAGCTATCAAATCTGCCAGGCAGTAATCCAGAATAGTCCAAACCGCGAGAATCTCAAGGCTCAATTGCGACCGCCTGCGGCGATTCTCAACCAGCATCAGCCGACGACAACCACTACGCCAGCACCTATAAACCCTGTGACCTTGAATGTTTCAACGGTGGCTGCCACACCCATGTCCAACATAACGACGGCCAGTGGGAGTATGGCAGCAGCTGTCGcggcagcaccaccacaaaatgtattaaagcAAGAAGAGCTGTTGGTCAGTGGGGCCGTTGGTACCGGAGCTCTGCCCGCTGGACTGCCACCGAATGTAATGGGTGTCGGACGACCGGGAGTATACAAG GTCATTGGACCAAGAATGAGTGGTTTCCCAAGGAAAAAGTATGTCCAACGGAAGCCGTCACCCACCACGCTCATCCGGCATGTGTTTAGTCCCGGACCTGGAGGAGCTACAGCCACCGCTCAACAATTGCAGATGCttcagcagcatcatcagtCGACGACTTCGCCAGTGCCTGTGCAAAATCCTCAGCAGCCTGCACCGGAGCAGTTGATACACCAGAATGGCAATGGACAATATGTTCTCGTTCATAGGGCGAATGTGGGTGCAGCTGACAATCAAGCGCCTAGAGCGTCAAGTGCGCCACCAATGCACCAAAACCAG TTCGTTACTGTTCAGAATCCGCTGCACAGCATAAACGGCATTCCTATTGGTGGACGCGGGCGTCCAGCATCGGTGGACACAACTGCTGGCAGCGGCAACGTTATAGCACCACCAATTTCCGCCACAGATGCGttgcatcatcatcaccacgaaatgcagcagcagcagcagcatcagcagccgCAACCGCTGGGCAATGTAGGCGCAGCCGCGAATATTGTGCGGCGCAATATCGCTGCAG GACCCAACATCGCCTACATTGACGGCAGCAATACCAATTCATCGGCCGTCGCGCTTATGGAAGCTGGAAACAACTACATAGTGACGACCAACGCATCTCCAACAGCAGCACCTTCGCCGATCAACCAGCAGCCACAATCGCAGCAATCTGGGCctcagcatcagcatccaTTGCTGCAATTGCATCAAAGCGGGGAAAACACTCCGCCGGGCAATGAGGCTACGGCCACGGCGAACAATTGCGCCTGCTCACTCAATGCGATGGTGATCTGCCAGCAGTGCGGAGCCTTCTGCCACGACGACTGCATCGGTTCGGCAAAGCTGTGTGTCGCCTGTGTGATTAGATGA